The Bubalus kerabau isolate K-KA32 ecotype Philippines breed swamp buffalo chromosome 8, PCC_UOA_SB_1v2, whole genome shotgun sequence genomic sequence ATCCTTGTCGTCGTCCGCTGAGATGCAGCGACAGAATTTTCGACCCCCGACTCCTCCTTACCCCGGCCCGGGTGTAGGAGGTTGGGGGAACGGGAGCAGCTTCCGGGGTACCCCGAGCGGAGGCGGACCGCGGCCGCCATCCCCGCGGGACGGGTACGGGAGTCCACACCACACGCCGCCGTACGGGCCCCGATCTAGGCCCTACGGGAGCGGCCTCTCTCCGCGACACGGCGGCAGCTTCCCTGGGGGCCGGTTCGGGTCTCCGTCCCCTGGCGGCTACCCTGGCAACTACTCCAAGTCCCCCGCGGGGTCCCAGCAGCAATTCGGCTACTCCCCAGGGCAGCAGCAGACCCACCCCCAGGTAATAATAGCCAGCGTTTGCCGAGCTCTTACTGTATGGCAGGCATGGTACTCCCTTTACGTGGATTATTTTGACTCCTCTATGAGGTGGGATACTGTTGTTAGCCCTGTGTTGCCgatgaataaactgaggctcagagaagtgtaGCTTTCTTTGGAATGCTGTACAAAGTGGCAGAGCCCGACTTGTTTCTGGAGCCCTCCTGCCTTTTCACCAGTACCGTGCCGCTTGTGCACAGGAGGTTTCCTTAATTCCCTCTCCTTTGTCAGGGGCATGGCCTGTTGGTAGCAGTAGACTATGCCGAGTCCCCGCTCTCCGAGGGGGAAAAACAGCGAATGAATCCCTAGCCTAAAGCTCATCTCTCTAGAGTTATAGGCTAGTGCCATATCCCTACTGTTggcacctttttcttttcttcttccacttTTTTTTACCTTGGTTTTCCGAATACACTGGCTTCTGCTCCAAGTCTTTGTAGTGTTTCTAGGATTCTGTGGTTTACAACTTAAATGTGCTTAGTAGTTTTCCAACTTTATGCTAAACCAAAACACCTCTTTGAGTGTGGAGCTAATGAGATGGGAAGGTTTAGAAATTTTGAAGCTGTAGGGTAAAAGAAGTTTTAATTTGCCTccagaaaaaataaggaaataactgAGATAAAACTACGATTCTTATTTCATCATCAGTTTTTCATTTGGCAAAGTTAACACATTAGAAATCCAAAAGGATTTGAACTGACAGTGggcataaaattattaataagtatACCAAAttggtttacttttttaaaacacTAGATTAAAAGAAGCATGGACTTTGAAATTGAACATAACTGGGTTCAAGACATAATTTTTAACTAGCAGTGTGACCCCCACTAGCCACTAAAGACGAAGTTCCACTCTTATCTCTGCTAAATGTCTTTaactaatgatttttttcctaaagggTTCTCCAAGGACATCTACACCATTTGGATCAGGGCGTGGTAGAGAAAAGAGAATGTCTAATGAGTTGGAGAGTTATTTCAAGCCTTCAATGCTTGAAGACCCTTGGGCTGGCCTAGAACCAGTATCTGTAGTGGATATAAGCCAACAATACAGCAATACCCAAACATTCACAGGCAAAAAAGGAAGATACTTTTGTTAACATTTCTGAAATTCAACTGGACGCTTCATGTGTCAGGAACATCTTGGACAAAACTTTTACTTGTAATTAAATTGAAACCTAACATGGTGACTTTGGGTAATTAGTTGTGTGTTTCATCATATCAAGTATTTTTGGTATTACAGAAGACATCTGGTAGGATAATTTGCAATATTTGGCTCTCTGGAAGTGCCTACCACAATTTAGAAGATTAACATTTTCCAAATGCTTAACATTCTTGGTTATATAATGCACATTTGCCTTTTAATGTTTTTtccaatgttttaaaataaagcagtttGTCTTTCTAGCTATATTGTGCTTTTGTCATATGctaaaaaagaattattaaaataatgctttGTAATCACATAGTTAGAATTCATAagaatatattttggatactgcTTTTGAAAATAGATAGACCATACTTTGTTCTGTAGACAGGTCTATATATTTGTTCATAGGGAAAAGGGGGTAaaggaagagaataaaaaaaatttctattcatATTATAACCATTGTTCTGTGTCCATATTTTAtgtaatgcttttgtaaaaatgCATTGAAACTTGGTAGAAAGTTAGAGAAACCCACTTACGcttaaatttaaaactatttctaGCCTTTATACTCATTTTACTGAAAAAGGCAAGGATGGACCTATTTCTTGCATAGCTAGATTAAAGATCTCTGCATCTGAATTTCTCTACTCCATATCTCCCAGTATTGTGGAATTATTTTCTCTTGAGTCTAGGAAGATGGCTATCAGCAGTCTCAAATCACTTCCATTGTGAAGAGAATATTTCCCAACTCTCGTCAATCCCAGTGAAGACAGATTGGTCATGCTTGGTCTTTTTTTGTAGTCTTGATCCAATAACTATGATCAAGGCAGCGTAGCATAATAAATTTGAACATGTACCCATCCCTAGAATGAGGCAGAGTCCCATGATCTTAGACCCACTAGGCCTACCGGGACTAAAGAAAGGTTTTCCAAAGGATGGAATGCTGTGTACCTATGCCTATGgtaatgagaaaaatataaaggGATTTTCATTTTCCCCAACTATTTAAACAGAACTAAGTCTTAGAACATTCAAGCTTTTTAGGTATTTTGGGGTCAATATAAGATGAAAGTATAGctcattaaaattttgtttaaacatTCCCAGAAAGAAACTTCTAAAAGGGAAATGGTCACACCAGTTATTTGAGCCGTAACCAGTTCTATTTGTATGTTAGGTCTTTCACAaaggcaaaacagaaaataagggaAGGATTTAGATTAATAAAAGCTTCATGAGACTCAGGACTACTACTGTTACTATATTCTAATACTATTACTATACTGAAAAATGTGGAATAGAGAAATTCAGAGGCAGGCTAGTTAGgtgagttatttaacttctctgtgcctcaattttcttacgtgtaaaatgaaaaaattaacagTACCCATGTCATAGAGGTGTTGtgtttgaggattaaatgggttTATTATGTGTGAAAACTTAggccagagcctggcacatagtaagcactctaAATGGCAGCTGTTACTTTCTCACTCACCCCTATATCCTCAGCTCTGAGAATGATGCCTGGAaaatagtaggtgcttaataaatatttggcgAATGGATGCTGACATTCTGATTATAACTACTATATTGCTCTGCCTTTATCTGCTGTATACAAAGAAGATAGTAATTTTCCCCCCAATATTCTAAAGGGAATGTCCTACTTTTCTTAACGTCTTTCTAGATGATTTGAGGTCATGATGTGTGATGAAAATTAGAGCAAGTAGAATACTTTTATTGAACTTTGTAGGTAAGAAAATCTCTAAGAAATGGGATTTAGAAATAATTATTAGGCCATGGCTTAGAGATCACTGGAttattgacaaaaattaaaaagtccaatgttttatgttaatatatattagCATATTTGTAAGACgttcaaattataattttctaatGGCTTATGTACATTTTTACTAAGCTTATAAGTGTAATCTTAAACAACTAAATGTAGAATTTCTTTTTTGCCAAGTTACCAACATCTGCTTCCAGATATCTGacctttctgattttaaaagaaacatttttgtccTCGGTAAATGTACATTGCTTTTTCGCTCTGGTTGTTAGTGTACATAGTTATCAAAGGTCTTTAAACATTGATATTGATTTGTTTATGTTACTAGCCTATTTTGTTTAGCTGAGTGAAAAAATTgatcattcttttaaatgaaaaatgacttttaatCGTTCCAGAATGCACATTTTTACCTCTGTAGAAATGTTAAATAACCTTTTTAGGGAAATTTATAGTTAAGCATGCTTCTTAAATATTCATATAATTGAAGAACAGAAGTATAATATATAGCTGGGTCTTAAAGACAAAGATACCTTTAAGGGATTCAGATCCAGATCCTCAAATCCCAAATGTACTCTTTGTTCAAATGatgtatttaaaaaacatttctgtcATCAGTGGATGATAGTTCTCTATTTTCCCTTCTGCCTTTTCATAATTATCCTTCTCCCACTTGACAAAAGATACCTATGGcagcttttgtttttcaaaaatgataCCAACAATATTTCAGGTCCCTCAGACTCCCAGAACCTTTCTGTACCTCATCAAGATGTAAAGTTATGTCCCTGGCCTTTCAACTTGAGCAGACTGTTCTGACTGCCCAAGGAAGTATAGTgaaagttaatttattttcattatgggTGAAGTGTGGTCTTAGAAATCAGTTATATTGGCCGATGTGGGGATACAAAGATAGAGTGATGACAGTTTTTGTTTAATGACCTTGCCTTTCCTTTTTTGTCTACTGACTATTCAAAAAATGATTTTTCCTGTGTGTGAATCATGTGAAAGTAAAACAAAGAGAGCATGAACATAACATGAAGAGAAAGGCACCTTATTTAAGAAACAAATGATAAAGTTGCTTGCCTTATCTATCTATCTCATCTATTCAATATTGGTATAAAAGCATGATGGGTTTTGGTGAATCTGCTGTCAGACaaactgtcttttccccactttcaaTAATGATAAAGAGCCTGATGAATATGTCTCAAACCTGTCTTAATAATATAATTTGCATGATTTCAAGGAGAAGTTAAAATTTCCATGTTTATTTCTGATATATTAACCTTAGATCTTCAAGTTAAAACATCTTGTTTCAGAGGTAAGTTTGTGGTTTTTATATTTACTAGagcatttttcagattctttcgaAAAACATTATTATCCTTTGCCAGTTCATTAGATTCTATAAATCCATATTAATTTCTTACGTGGCCCAAGCCACGTACTTACTGTCTTTGagacatttctctttttttcatttctactttgtgtttacatttaaagtaactgAAACATATTGTGGATTTTACTCTAAATAAAACATTGTAGTCATGTGTTGTATAAATCCTGAACTTAGTAGTGACCCAACATCTTTGCTGATTTGctcttaatttttattctaacATTCATCTAAGAAACTGTTATTACATGATTATATATAATCCCTTATGTACCACTTAGTAAAAATACTGCCAACTAAACTATAATACGCTGTTGATTATAGGTTGCATCTcagtttcagagatgttaaaatgtgcATCTTAGTTTGATAAAACACCTTAAACAATACTTTAAAAAGCAGAACATCTATTCATGTATAGGTATAGGTATAAATGTTTTACAAAACAGTCTAGGAAACTTCATGTAACATTAGAAATCCAGCTTTACTTAATTAGGATTAATTCTTCTCAGATATTTATATTCTGTTCTAATTCTGTAAAAGCCATACTTTTCAAATGTAAAATCATGCTTCTAACCTATGTAGAGTTATCCTCAATAAATATGTGCAATTTCCAGTTTTATGGGGATATTTATGCTCAAGATTGTCTTAATTTTAAGCTCCATAAGCAAGATGATGCTCAGTGAATAAGTGATGTCTTGGTAAAGACATCTTGATGTCTTAACTTTAAGTTTCCAAGgaattgagaaagaaaatggcagaGCAGCAAAAGACTTCAGTGAGGGTGGTTCTTCAATTGTTTTCAACAAAATTGAAAACAGCTTAATCATTATCaattaaagataattaaaaataatttgatcaaTTTATTATTTCTGGCATATAACTGAAAAAGTGACATCACTATACCAAAATTttgtcccttttcactttcagcatttttatctatagtttaaaaatagtaatataatTGTCTCATTCTAGCAATTAGTAATATTTATGGTGTCTTTATTTATTGTTTGAATAGTAATGATAATCCAGATAACAGTCTTCAAACTTGAAGGTTTATAGCAGtttgaaatagattttttaaatttcaatatatttttcacaCATTTTTGAGAAACAGGTATATGACAGGATATCAGTAAAGGACTTCTAAACATTACACTTCATTACAATGAGATAAAAGTTACgtgggaaaataaaatagaaacatgaaTTGGGAATAAGGTAGTGTAAAATTTCTTACTATGTTAAGGAGTGTTTTTAGATAGCAAATTACTATGACAATTAGCTTAAA encodes the following:
- the MPLKIP gene encoding M-phase-specific PLK1-interacting protein; its protein translation is MQRQNFRPPTPPYPGPGVGGWGNGSSFRGTPSGGGPRPPSPRDGYGSPHHTPPYGPRSRPYGSGLSPRHGGSFPGGRFGSPSPGGYPGNYSKSPAGSQQQFGYSPGQQQTHPQGSPRTSTPFGSGRGREKRMSNELESYFKPSMLEDPWAGLEPVSVVDISQQYSNTQTFTGKKGRYFC